From one Candidatus Wallbacteria bacterium genomic stretch:
- the recF gene encoding DNA replication and repair protein RecF (All proteins in this family for which functions are known are DNA-binding proteins that assist the filamentation of RecA onto DNA for the initiation of recombination or recombinational repair.) has translation MAALRRIRLTSFRNFDKAEFEISENTNVIFGPNGVGKTNLLESVYATIYKGRSFYQYSQPLIKNGAGSSQTMLEFTNPEGFSEEIGMHLKKGEKNFFRNGKRVIKSDFQRKYPLLTILPEDKAVFRNEPKLRRFFFDRSLKEVDSEYEKMLIDYDKVCRTRRFLMYQQKDDGIYLAEWMRLGSSIVRKRISYLNELNRILRKRGYPLLLGYATTAGQPQSVDQKQIADGFENCWRQKEREEREKKKILIGPQLDDFRLIYEGRDTRFFASSGETKLAVFWLKLAQAEYIKKELGTNPILLIDEFLESLDEEKAGILKAQFSGSQLFITSCHEVIFRFFGDSRRIEIGI, from the coding sequence ATGGCTGCTCTCCGCAGGATCAGGCTGACAAGCTTCAGAAATTTCGACAAGGCTGAGTTCGAGATTTCTGAAAATACAAATGTGATATTCGGACCTAATGGTGTAGGTAAAACAAATCTGCTGGAATCAGTCTATGCAACGATCTACAAGGGAAGAAGTTTTTATCAGTACAGTCAGCCCTTGATAAAGAACGGAGCCGGATCTTCCCAGACAATGCTTGAATTTACAAATCCGGAAGGATTTTCAGAAGAAATCGGAATGCACCTGAAAAAAGGGGAAAAAAACTTTTTCAGGAACGGAAAACGGGTGATCAAATCCGATTTTCAGCGGAAGTATCCGTTACTGACGATTCTACCGGAAGACAAAGCAGTATTCAGGAATGAGCCCAAGCTGCGGAGATTTTTTTTTGACCGCAGTCTGAAGGAAGTAGATTCCGAGTATGAGAAGATGCTGATCGATTATGATAAAGTATGCAGAACAAGGCGTTTTCTTATGTATCAGCAGAAAGACGACGGAATTTATCTGGCGGAATGGATGCGGCTTGGTTCGTCAATCGTAAGAAAACGCATTTCTTATCTTAATGAACTGAATCGGATTCTGCGTAAAAGAGGCTATCCGCTGCTGCTTGGGTATGCAACTACAGCCGGACAGCCGCAGAGTGTGGATCAGAAACAGATTGCAGACGGGTTTGAAAACTGCTGGCGGCAGAAGGAGAGGGAAGAGCGTGAAAAAAAGAAGATTCTGATCGGGCCTCAACTGGATGATTTCCGTCTGATATATGAGGGGCGTGACACGAGATTTTTTGCTTCATCCGGAGAAACGAAGCTGGCTGTTTTCTGGCTGAAACTGGCGCAGGCCGAATATATTAAAAAAGAGCTTGGCACAAACCCGATCCTGTTGATCGATGAATTTCTGGAATCCCTGGATGAAGAAAAAGCCGGCATTCTTAAAGCGCAATTTTCCGGTTCACAACTTTTCATAACTTCCTGCCATGAAGTGATTTTCCGTTTTTTCGGCGATAGCCGCAGGATAGAGATCGGGATTTGA
- a CDS encoding Bax inhibitor-1/YccA family protein: MAKIYDWMSLGLLITALVSFFVAANPELMKTMVLSNFVWILMIAELGIVFAISGAVTRLSYSTAAALFLVYSALNGITLAPIFYIYTAGSIAATFFVTAAMFGAMAVYGHLTKADLTGMGSMMFMGLIGLIVASLVNLFLQSEGLYWIISYAGVVIFCGLTAWDVQKFKQWAGADPELSNKLSILGALALYLDFINIFLHLLRIMGRRR, translated from the coding sequence ATGGCTAAAATTTATGACTGGATGTCTCTGGGCCTTCTGATTACTGCCCTGGTCTCGTTCTTTGTCGCAGCGAATCCGGAACTGATGAAGACAATGGTGCTCTCGAATTTCGTCTGGATCCTGATGATCGCAGAACTGGGAATCGTGTTCGCGATTTCCGGTGCTGTCACCAGGCTGAGCTATAGTACTGCAGCAGCTCTGTTTCTGGTATATTCCGCGCTCAACGGCATCACGCTTGCTCCGATTTTCTACATTTATACAGCCGGTTCGATTGCAGCCACTTTTTTTGTCACTGCGGCCATGTTCGGCGCAATGGCAGTTTATGGACATCTCACCAAGGCAGATCTGACTGGAATGGGAAGCATGATGTTCATGGGTTTGATCGGTTTGATCGTCGCATCGCTTGTCAACCTGTTTCTGCAGAGCGAAGGTCTTTACTGGATTATCTCATACGCGGGAGTCGTGATTTTCTGCGGTCTGACTGCCTGGGATGTGCAGAAATTCAAACAGTGGGCAGGAGCAGATCCTGAACTGAGTAATAAGCTCTCTATCCTCGGAGCCCTGGCGCTTTATCTGGATTTCATCAATATCTTTCTCCATCTTTTGCGGATCATGGGGCGCAGGAGATAG